A stretch of the Anaeromyxobacter sp. genome encodes the following:
- a CDS encoding diacylglycerol kinase: MGGIGIVNNPRAARNRRHPETRERLARLLGDEGQLHDASTPEELDRAVAALRAAGVDTLGICGGDGTNRRVLTAAAAAWGGGSLPRLLVLRGGTMNVLSANHGPPAEPEAMLSAELARRRAGQPAEVDERDLLRIEADGQPPGYGFLFGTGAAVAFLERFDASRWRSPAGAGWLLARAALSALGNGPLARALTSREPLRVEADGDEWPDQSYLTVLAGTVPSLGLGMRALARCEEQPGFFHAVGVHGSLPQVARLLPRVHRGAPWRRRAALDAVCRTLQLDGEGVRYMVDGDLLGPARALRLSTGPAVQLLRPAWRTGGARRV; the protein is encoded by the coding sequence ATGGGCGGGATCGGCATCGTGAACAACCCGCGCGCGGCGCGCAACCGCCGCCACCCGGAGACCCGGGAGCGCCTGGCGCGCCTGCTCGGGGACGAGGGGCAGCTGCACGACGCCTCCACCCCCGAGGAGCTGGACCGGGCGGTGGCCGCCCTGCGCGCCGCCGGGGTGGACACCCTGGGGATCTGCGGCGGCGACGGCACCAACCGCCGGGTCCTGACGGCGGCGGCGGCGGCCTGGGGGGGCGGCTCCCTGCCGCGCCTGCTGGTGCTGCGCGGCGGCACCATGAACGTGCTGTCCGCCAACCACGGCCCGCCGGCCGAGCCCGAGGCCATGCTCTCGGCCGAGCTGGCCCGGCGGCGCGCCGGCCAGCCCGCCGAGGTGGACGAGCGCGACCTGCTCCGGATCGAGGCCGACGGGCAGCCGCCCGGCTACGGCTTCCTCTTCGGCACCGGCGCCGCGGTGGCCTTCCTGGAGCGCTTCGACGCCTCCCGCTGGCGCAGCCCGGCCGGGGCCGGCTGGCTGCTGGCGCGCGCCGCCCTCTCGGCCCTGGGCAACGGCCCGCTGGCCCGGGCGCTGACCAGCCGCGAGCCGCTGCGGGTGGAGGCCGACGGCGACGAGTGGCCGGACCAGAGCTACCTCACGGTGCTGGCCGGCACGGTGCCGTCGCTGGGGCTGGGCATGCGCGCCCTGGCACGCTGCGAGGAGCAGCCGGGCTTCTTCCACGCCGTGGGGGTGCACGGCTCGCTGCCGCAGGTGGCCCGGCTCCTGCCGCGGGTCCACCGGGGCGCGCCGTGGCGCCGCCGCGCCGCGCTCGACGCCGTCTGCCGGACGCTGCAGCTGGACGGCGAGGGGGTGCGCTACATGGTGGACGGCGACCTGCTCGGGCCGGCCCGGGCGCTGCGGCTCTCCACCGGCCCGGCGGTGCAGCTGCTCCGGCCGGCCTGGCGCACCGGCGGGGCCCGCCGCGTTTGA
- a CDS encoding tetratricopeptide repeat protein, translating into MAAPIAAPTAIATEPSGSDLPLPPGERAGVRGTEPPASDPAATQAARLLASADRLYLASRFERAAAEYRRALAALPSAPAHVGLARALYDASPANAAEALRSLDAALRLDARSAPAWLLRGVIHQGQGRSDAARAAYQRFLELSPTGREAAEVRQILEQPLR; encoded by the coding sequence ATCGCGGCCCCGATCGCGGCCCCGACCGCGATCGCGACCGAGCCCTCGGGTTCAGACCTCCCTCTCCCCCCCGGGGAGAGGGCCGGGGTGAGGGGCACCGAGCCTCCTGCCTCCGACCCGGCGGCTACCCAGGCCGCCCGCCTGCTGGCCTCCGCCGACCGGCTCTACCTCGCCTCGCGCTTCGAGCGCGCCGCGGCGGAGTACCGGCGGGCCCTGGCGGCCCTCCCCAGCGCGCCGGCCCACGTCGGCCTGGCCCGGGCGCTCTACGACGCCAGCCCGGCCAACGCGGCCGAGGCGCTCCGGTCGCTCGACGCGGCCCTCAGGCTCGACGCGCGCAGCGCGCCCGCCTGGCTGCTGCGGGGCGTGATCCACCAGGGCCAGGGGCGCAGCGACGCGGCGCGCGCCGCCTACCAGCGCTTCCTCGAGCTCAGCCCCACCGGCCGCGAGGCGGCCGAGGTCCGCCAGATCCTGGAGCAGCCGCTCCGGTGA
- a CDS encoding DUF4339 domain-containing protein, giving the protein MSEPLWYYEEAGKQAGPVSQAGLAEAIRLGRLAAGMRVWRAGLAGWLPWEQVPELAALAAPPPLAGPPPLASAPPAPPAAPAWGQPTAAPPSPWASPGAAPGQGPGARPFEEVSVAAVLLLSFVTIGIYGMVKFYQTGVGYERAAQRTSKFTGNFWIYVGLLLGALFLNLVTGFVGYLLIPVVIVYQYLTLNEALTLRAAAMERLGVAVQVNSDSNHRTFLLLGAILSYVVVGVVFTILQTVRWFEDWNAIGRAAGGRLQ; this is encoded by the coding sequence ATGAGCGAGCCGCTCTGGTACTACGAGGAGGCCGGCAAGCAGGCCGGACCGGTGAGCCAGGCCGGCCTGGCCGAGGCCATCCGGCTGGGGCGGCTGGCCGCCGGCATGCGCGTCTGGCGGGCCGGCCTGGCTGGCTGGCTGCCCTGGGAGCAGGTGCCGGAGCTGGCCGCGCTGGCCGCCCCGCCGCCGCTGGCCGGGCCGCCGCCGCTGGCCTCGGCCCCGCCCGCCCCGCCCGCCGCGCCCGCCTGGGGCCAGCCGACGGCCGCGCCCCCGTCCCCCTGGGCCTCCCCCGGCGCGGCGCCTGGCCAGGGCCCCGGGGCCCGCCCCTTCGAGGAGGTCTCGGTGGCGGCGGTGCTGCTGCTGTCCTTCGTCACCATCGGGATCTACGGGATGGTGAAGTTCTACCAGACGGGCGTGGGCTACGAGCGGGCCGCGCAGCGCACCAGCAAGTTCACCGGCAACTTCTGGATCTACGTCGGGCTCCTCCTCGGCGCGCTCTTCCTCAACCTGGTCACCGGGTTCGTCGGCTACCTGCTGATCCCGGTGGTCATCGTCTACCAGTACCTGACGCTCAACGAGGCGCTCACGCTCCGGGCGGCGGCGATGGAGCGGCTCGGCGTCGCGGTCCAGGTCAACTCCGACTCGAACCACCGGACCTTCCTCCTGCTCGGCGCCATCCTCTCCTACGTCGTCGTCGGGGTCGTCTTCACCATCCTGCAGACCGTCAGGTGGTTCGAGGACTGGAACGCCATCGGCCGCGCCGCGGGCGGCCGGCTCCAGTAG
- a CDS encoding DnaJ domain-containing protein, producing the protein MSFLDEPGDLSRTPLAAILLEALNLRADGVLAVEHGGGTSRLWLRAGQPVGAQVFTGFRPLGHMLLQAGKIDVDALSRSLAEMASTGRPQGELLVELGAVSRAEVDQALADQQAGYFALIAALDAGGYAFDRSPPVPEWTRGCKLSPLRTIVDALERPQAGALVMSALQPVAQGGARLASGYPEAAGSFRWSAPERGLVERLERPVSLEVFFTPQEGVAPERARAVLASLLLLGLAVPAAERASPSGDTVFGMALDAEGVAAAVAAEAQAHAPAASPAVPLRRSDPAEARARRQRLLAKAMQNMGVGPFVARPTATPAPGSHPAVPPTAAGQPPAPARAAPGSAEAALRQALLEVAPRARERNLFTRLGLADGAPKDEVKRAFLQIARQFHPDRFASPSLADLKGEVSDFFASVNSAYEVLSDDRKRAEYQAAVRGGSSNPQRAEAARVDYQKGEACIRTRDFARARGFLESALRADTRAEYQAALAWTYLVDPSGKDLAKAKALLVEALRDGACDRALYVAGIVARDEGNEGEAERCFRAAVAANPRHADALRELKQVEGRRAMRRQ; encoded by the coding sequence ATGAGCTTCCTCGACGAGCCGGGCGACCTGTCGCGAACGCCCCTGGCCGCCATCCTGCTGGAGGCGCTCAACCTCCGCGCCGACGGGGTGCTGGCGGTCGAGCACGGCGGCGGCACCTCGCGCCTGTGGCTCCGGGCCGGCCAGCCGGTGGGGGCCCAGGTCTTCACCGGCTTCCGGCCCCTCGGCCACATGCTGCTGCAGGCCGGCAAGATCGACGTGGACGCGCTGTCGCGCAGCCTGGCGGAGATGGCCTCCACCGGCCGCCCGCAGGGCGAGCTGCTGGTGGAGCTGGGCGCCGTCTCGCGGGCCGAGGTGGACCAGGCGCTGGCCGACCAGCAGGCCGGCTACTTCGCCCTCATCGCCGCCCTGGACGCCGGCGGGTACGCCTTCGACCGCTCCCCGCCGGTGCCGGAGTGGACCCGGGGCTGCAAGCTCTCGCCGCTGCGGACCATCGTGGACGCGCTGGAGCGGCCGCAGGCCGGCGCCCTGGTGATGTCGGCGCTGCAGCCGGTGGCGCAGGGCGGGGCGCGGCTGGCCTCGGGCTACCCCGAGGCGGCCGGCAGCTTCCGCTGGTCGGCGCCCGAGCGTGGGCTGGTGGAGCGGCTGGAGCGGCCGGTGTCGCTGGAGGTCTTCTTCACCCCGCAGGAGGGGGTGGCCCCGGAGCGGGCGCGGGCCGTGCTGGCGTCCCTCCTGCTGCTGGGGCTGGCGGTGCCGGCGGCCGAGCGGGCCTCGCCCAGCGGCGACACCGTCTTCGGCATGGCGCTGGACGCCGAGGGCGTGGCCGCCGCGGTGGCCGCCGAGGCCCAGGCCCACGCGCCGGCCGCCTCGCCGGCCGTGCCGCTGCGCCGCTCCGACCCGGCCGAGGCGCGGGCCCGCCGCCAGCGCCTGCTCGCCAAGGCCATGCAGAACATGGGGGTCGGCCCCTTCGTGGCCCGGCCCACCGCCACGCCGGCCCCGGGCAGCCACCCCGCCGTGCCGCCGACCGCGGCGGGCCAGCCCCCGGCGCCGGCCCGCGCCGCCCCCGGCTCCGCCGAGGCGGCGCTCCGGCAGGCCCTGCTCGAGGTGGCCCCGCGGGCCCGCGAGCGGAACCTCTTCACGCGGCTCGGCCTGGCCGACGGCGCGCCCAAGGACGAGGTGAAGCGGGCCTTCCTGCAGATCGCCCGCCAGTTCCACCCGGACCGCTTCGCCTCGCCGTCGCTGGCCGACCTGAAGGGCGAGGTCAGCGACTTCTTCGCCTCGGTCAACTCGGCCTACGAGGTGCTCTCCGACGACCGCAAGCGCGCCGAGTACCAGGCGGCGGTGCGCGGCGGCTCCTCCAACCCGCAGCGCGCCGAGGCGGCCCGGGTCGACTACCAGAAGGGCGAGGCCTGCATCCGCACCCGCGACTTCGCCCGGGCCCGCGGCTTCCTGGAGTCGGCGCTGCGGGCCGACACCCGCGCCGAGTACCAGGCGGCGCTGGCCTGGACCTACCTGGTGGACCCCTCCGGCAAGGACCTGGCCAAGGCCAAGGCCCTGCTGGTGGAGGCGCTGCGGGACGGCGCCTGCGACCGGGCCCTCTACGTGGCCGGCATCGTGGCGCGCGACGAGGGGAACGAGGGCGAGGCCGAGCGCTGCTTCCGCGCCGCGGTGGCCGCCAACCCGCGCCACGCCGACGCCCTGCGGGAGCTCAAGCAGGTCGAGGGGCGGCGCGCCATGCGGCGCCAGTAG
- a CDS encoding tRNA (cytidine(34)-2'-O)-methyltransferase, translating to MPILRPVEPPFQVVLVNPQIPPNTGNVGRTCAVTGTRLHLVGPLGFSLEDRYLRRAGLDYWAELAPQVHRDWQEFEARALGGQIEKLHLFTGRATRGLAQVRFAPGDFLVFGQEERGLPPGLLEAWPGRQVAIPMRAGMRSLNLAVAVGVAVYTALGSAGALVGEAAGES from the coding sequence ATGCCCATCCTGCGCCCCGTCGAGCCGCCCTTCCAGGTGGTGCTGGTCAACCCGCAGATCCCGCCCAACACCGGCAACGTCGGCCGGACCTGCGCCGTGACCGGCACCCGCCTGCACCTCGTGGGACCGCTCGGCTTCTCCCTCGAGGACCGCTACCTGCGCCGGGCCGGCCTGGACTACTGGGCCGAGCTGGCGCCGCAGGTCCACCGCGACTGGCAGGAATTTGAGGCGCGCGCGCTCGGCGGTCAAATCGAAAAGCTCCACCTCTTCACCGGCCGGGCCACCCGGGGCCTGGCGCAGGTCCGTTTCGCCCCAGGCGACTTCCTGGTCTTCGGGCAGGAGGAGCGCGGCCTGCCGCCCGGCCTGCTGGAGGCCTGGCCGGGGCGCCAGGTGGCCATCCCGATGCGTGCGGGGATGCGCAGCCTCAACCTGGCGGTGGCGGTGGGGGTGGCGGTCTACACGGCGCTGGGGTCGGCCGGGGCCCTGGTGGGGGAGGCGGCCGGGGAATCGTGA
- the rsmA gene encoding 16S rRNA (adenine(1518)-N(6)/adenine(1519)-N(6))-dimethyltransferase RsmA encodes MSAGYPSPRALLDKYDLRAKKSWGQNFLGDEHILDDIARLAAPRPGVRVLELGAGLGHLTARLLARGAEVTAVERDRDMALVLRGELGDRITLLEADAARLDYAALAAGRPLVVVGNLPYHLTSPILFGLLDQVGHVSAAVFLLQREVAERLAASPGQKDWGVLSVFLQREAEVSVERIVPPGAFFPPPKVHSAVIHVAFRPPAPGAAVLDAARFRKLVKAGFAQRRKTLKNALEAGAVAPPEALAAALAVTGIDPGRRGETLTIEEWAALERALGPARE; translated from the coding sequence GTGAGCGCCGGCTACCCCAGCCCGCGGGCGCTGCTCGACAAGTACGACCTCCGGGCCAAGAAGAGCTGGGGGCAGAACTTCCTGGGCGACGAGCACATCCTCGACGACATCGCGCGGCTGGCGGCCCCGCGGCCGGGGGTGCGGGTGCTGGAGCTGGGCGCCGGGCTGGGCCACCTGACGGCCCGCCTGCTGGCCCGCGGCGCCGAGGTCACCGCGGTGGAGCGCGACCGCGACATGGCCCTGGTGCTGCGCGGGGAGCTGGGCGACCGCATCACGCTCCTGGAGGCCGACGCCGCCCGCCTCGACTACGCCGCGCTGGCGGCCGGCCGGCCCCTGGTGGTGGTGGGCAACCTGCCCTACCACCTGACCTCGCCCATCCTCTTCGGCCTGCTCGACCAGGTGGGCCACGTGAGCGCCGCGGTGTTCCTGCTGCAGCGCGAGGTGGCGGAGCGGCTGGCGGCCTCGCCCGGGCAGAAGGACTGGGGCGTGCTCTCGGTCTTCCTGCAGCGCGAGGCCGAGGTGTCGGTGGAGCGGATCGTGCCGCCGGGCGCCTTCTTCCCGCCGCCCAAGGTCCACTCGGCGGTCATCCACGTGGCCTTCCGGCCGCCGGCGCCCGGCGCGGCGGTGCTGGACGCCGCCCGCTTCCGCAAGCTGGTGAAGGCCGGCTTCGCCCAGCGGCGCAAGACGCTCAAGAACGCCCTGGAGGCCGGCGCGGTGGCGCCGCCCGAGGCCCTGGCGGCGGCGCTGGCGGTCACCGGCATCGACCCGGGCCGGCGCGGCGAGACCCTGACCATCGAGGAGTGGGCGGCGCTGGAGCGGGCGCTGGGACCGGCCCGCGAGTAG
- a CDS encoding Stp1/IreP family PP2C-type Ser/Thr phosphatase, translating into MRLNVAGSTDVGLKRTHNEDAFLLLPEEQLYCVADGMGGHASGEVAARIAVEEMAEFFRLTGRDEEATWPFPEDPARRHDENRVATAVKLANLRIFERARTDERLRGMGTTLVCAHFERGAGAVIVGHVGDSRAYLWRGGTLLQLTEDHSLLNDYLKAKRLTPEEVESFPHKNVIVRALGMKDTVDVDLARVSLQEGDVVLLCCDGLSGMVTDPEAAELIRQHRGDLKAAAQALVDAANQAGGVDNITCVLAQVQA; encoded by the coding sequence ATGCGCCTCAATGTCGCCGGCTCGACCGACGTCGGCCTCAAGCGAACCCACAACGAGGACGCCTTCCTCCTGCTCCCGGAGGAGCAGCTCTACTGCGTGGCCGACGGCATGGGTGGCCACGCCTCGGGCGAGGTGGCGGCGCGCATCGCCGTCGAGGAGATGGCCGAGTTCTTCCGGCTCACCGGGCGCGACGAGGAGGCCACCTGGCCCTTCCCCGAGGACCCGGCCCGGCGCCACGACGAGAACCGCGTGGCCACCGCCGTCAAGCTGGCCAACCTGCGCATCTTCGAGCGGGCCCGCACCGACGAGCGGCTGCGCGGCATGGGCACCACCCTGGTGTGCGCCCACTTCGAGCGCGGGGCCGGGGCGGTCATCGTGGGCCACGTGGGCGACTCGCGCGCCTACCTGTGGCGCGGCGGCACCCTGCTGCAGCTCACCGAGGACCACTCGCTCCTCAACGACTACCTCAAGGCCAAGCGGCTCACCCCAGAGGAGGTCGAGAGCTTCCCGCACAAGAACGTCATCGTGCGCGCCCTCGGGATGAAGGACACGGTGGACGTGGACCTGGCCCGGGTGAGCCTGCAGGAGGGCGACGTGGTGCTGCTCTGCTGCGACGGGCTGTCCGGCATGGTGACCGACCCGGAGGCGGCCGAGCTCATCCGGCAGCACCGCGGCGACCTGAAGGCCGCGGCCCAGGCGCTGGTGGACGCCGCCAACCAGGCTGGCGGCGTGGACAACATCACCTGCGTGCTGGCGCAGGTGCAGGCCTGA
- the tsaD gene encoding tRNA (adenosine(37)-N6)-threonylcarbamoyltransferase complex transferase subunit TsaD, translating to MRVLGLETSCDETAAAVVEDGRRALSDVVSTQIEIHRRWGGVVPELASRNHVVQVMPVVEEAVTLAGGPGVVDAIAVTSGPGLVGALLVGVQVAKALAAAWDKPLVGVNHLEGHLLAAFLGDDPPTFPFLGLVVSGGHTSLYQARGFGDYLLLGRTRDDAAGEAFDKGAKLLGLPYPGGVAIDRLARTGDPRAVKFPRAVVKGADLDFSFSGLKTALLHHVKKHGVPAGQGLADLCASYQEAIVGALVQKAVRAARRFQLPTLVLAGGVAANSRLRAAALEAAAGYQDLRVVVPAARLCTDNAAMIAVAGTHALERGLRAGPDLNADPAWRLQ from the coding sequence GTGAGGGTCCTCGGGCTCGAGACCAGCTGCGACGAGACCGCCGCCGCCGTGGTGGAGGACGGGCGCCGCGCGCTCTCCGACGTGGTCTCGACGCAGATCGAGATCCACCGGCGCTGGGGCGGCGTGGTGCCGGAGCTGGCCAGCCGCAACCACGTGGTGCAGGTGATGCCGGTGGTGGAGGAGGCGGTGACCCTGGCCGGCGGCCCCGGGGTGGTGGACGCCATCGCGGTCACCAGCGGCCCGGGCCTGGTGGGCGCGCTGCTGGTGGGCGTGCAGGTGGCCAAGGCGCTGGCGGCCGCCTGGGACAAGCCGCTGGTGGGGGTGAACCACCTGGAGGGCCACCTGCTGGCGGCCTTCCTGGGCGACGACCCGCCCACCTTCCCCTTCCTCGGCCTGGTGGTCTCGGGCGGCCACACCTCGCTCTACCAGGCGCGCGGCTTCGGCGACTACCTCCTGCTGGGCCGCACCCGCGACGACGCGGCCGGCGAGGCCTTCGACAAGGGGGCCAAGCTGCTCGGGCTGCCCTACCCGGGCGGCGTGGCCATCGATCGGCTGGCCAGGACCGGCGATCCACGCGCCGTGAAGTTCCCCCGGGCGGTGGTCAAGGGCGCCGACCTCGACTTCAGCTTCTCGGGGCTCAAGACCGCGCTGCTGCACCACGTGAAGAAGCACGGCGTGCCGGCCGGGCAGGGGCTGGCCGACCTGTGCGCCAGCTACCAGGAGGCCATCGTGGGGGCGCTGGTGCAGAAGGCGGTGCGGGCGGCGCGCCGCTTCCAGCTCCCCACCCTGGTGCTGGCGGGCGGCGTGGCCGCCAACAGCCGGCTGCGCGCCGCCGCCCTGGAGGCCGCCGCCGGCTACCAGGACCTGCGGGTGGTGGTCCCGGCGGCCCGGCTCTGCACCGACAACGCCGCCATGATCGCGGTGGCCGGCACCCACGCGCTGGAGCGCGGCCTGCGCGCCGGGCCCGACCTCAACGCCGACCCGGCCTGGCGGCTGCAGTGA